A single Pangasianodon hypophthalmus isolate fPanHyp1 chromosome 27, fPanHyp1.pri, whole genome shotgun sequence DNA region contains:
- the LOC113531447 gene encoding insulinoma-associated protein 1a-like, producing MLPGPAIDVWIAAICVLTDAQYAPGGFKKGRDGEHQFRKVSRCSHFGESNLLLLNPETTESDFNWTSAATMPKGFLIKRSKKPGAVSYRVRDEDEATSPGLQSFCAATLPSVIVQRTPNRVCLGGLPESFCAPSLSPTRPDSEGYTNQYPSTHHSEQGSAASLSRAELFLEPILGGFAVNGSPVSPSLPEMSTKVDSGTSSAKRPAPAPNSKSNPSKKRKPPQERKAMSRDEVTTSPVLGLRIKEDPVEDSKQGASSHLGEFICQLCKERYSDPLTLAHHKCSRIVRVEYRCTECDKTFSCPANLASHRRWHKPKGEENQPNAMSGASATTQSEHSDSGSEDEALFSCTQCAKKFRRQAYLRKHLALHERKAAGLRQDLTLASLPESIVLAKEESPEISRKLPSTARAPKTPDVFPCRFCGENFFSSPGLTRHINKHHPTESRQMILLTHNI from the coding sequence ATGTTGCCAGGTCCTGCTATTGACGTCTGGATTGCAGCCATCTGCGTCCTAACTGACGCACAATACGCGCCCGGTGGCTTTAAAAAGGGGCGAGACGGCGAGCATCAATTCAGAAAAGTCTCGAGGTGTTCACACTTCGGGGAATCCAACTTGCTCCTTCTTAACCCTGAGACGACAGAAAGCGACTTTAACTGGACGTCAGCCGCCACCATGCCAAAGGGATTCCTGATAAAACGCTCCAAAAAGCCTGGAGCAGTGTCCTACAGAGTGCGGGACGAGGACGAGGCGACGAGTCCAGGGCTTCAGTCTTTCTGCGCTGCAACTCTTCCCTCAGTTATTGTTCAAAGGACGCCGAATCGTGTGTGTTTAGGAGGCCTGCCTGAATCATTCTGCGCTCCTTCGCTCAGTCCGACTCGTCCAGACAGCGAGGGTTACACAAACCAGTATCCATCAACGCACCACAGTGAGCAGGGCTCTGCGGCCTCACTGAGTCGGGCTGAGCTTTTCCTCGAGCCCATTCTCGGCGGTTTTGCGGTCAACGGATCTCCAGTATCGCCTTCTCTCCCTGAAATGAGCACGAAAGTCGACTCAGGAACCAGCTCCGCAAAACGACCCGCACCAGCACCAAACTCCAAAAGCAACCCATCCAAAAAGCGCAAACCTCCTCAAGAGAGAAAAGCGATGAGTCGAGATGAAGTCACCACCTCTCCAGTTCTGGGTCTACGCATTAAGGAAGATCCTGTGGAAGACTCGAAGCAGGGTGCGAGCAGCCATCTGGGGGAGTTCATCTGCCAGCTGTGTAAAGAGAGATACTCGGACCCGCTCACTCTGGCGCACCACAAGTGCTCGCGCATTGTGCGCGTCGAGTACCGCTGCACCGAGTGCGACAAAACCTTCAGCTGCCCGGCTAACCTGGCGTCCCATCGGCGCTGGCATAAACCCAAAGGAGAAGAAAATCAGCCGAATGCGATGAGCGGAGCGAGCGCCACGACCCAGTCCGAGCACTCCGACTCGGGCTCTGAGGATGAAGCGCTGTTCAGTTGCACTCAGTGCGCCAAGAAGTTCCGGCGACAGGCTTACCTGAGGAAACACCTCGCTCTCCATGAGCGGAAAGCTGCAGGGTTACGGCAGGATCTCACCCTCGCAAGTCTGCCCGAGTCTATCGTCCTGGCAAAGGAAGAGTCTCCGGAAATTTCCCGGAAACTTCCGAGCACAGCGCGCG